Proteins encoded together in one Sulfitobacter pontiacus window:
- a CDS encoding DUF1150 family protein, with protein sequence MHNEETHVQDRTVYVKMIAVSDLPLEVREQAEGLKQLYAVHDAEGQQLALVGDRKLAFSLARDHDYAPVMVH encoded by the coding sequence ATGCATAACGAAGAAACGCATGTTCAGGACCGTACCGTCTACGTCAAGATGATTGCCGTGTCCGACCTTCCCCTCGAAGTGCGCGAGCAGGCGGAAGGGCTAAAACAGCTATACGCCGTGCATGACGCCGAAGGGCAGCAGCTGGCGCTGGTCGGTGACCGCAAGCTCGCCTTTAGCCTCGCGCGCGATCATGACTATGCGCCCGTGATGGTGCATTAA
- a CDS encoding bifunctional sulfate adenylyltransferase/adenylylsulfate kinase has translation MQTPNLAPIPELYVSYDSAQKLKVEAGDLVSHDLTPRQICDLELLMNGGFNPLKGFLTEEDYDGVVENMRLADGSLWPMPINLDVSEKFAEGLEIGQDIALRDQEGVILAVMTVTDRWAPNKAREAEKVFGADDSAHPAVNYLHNTAGNVYLGGPVTGIQQPVHYDFKARRDTPNELRAYFRKMGWRKVVAFQTRNPLHRAHQELTFRAAREAQANLLIHPVVGLTKPGDVDHFTRVRCYEAVLNKYPAATTAMSLLNLAMRMAGPREAVWHGLIRKNHGCTHFIVGRDHAGPGKNSAGEDFYGPYDAQDLFRAHEEEMGIEMVDFKHMVWVAERAQYEAIDEIEDKDDITILNISGTELRRRLQEGLEIPEWFSFPEVVEELRRTKPPRNKQGFTVFFTGFSGSGKSTIANALMVKLMEMGGRPVTLLDGDIVRKNLSSELGFSKEHRDLNIRRIGYVASEITKNGGIAICAPIAPYATTRRAVREDVESFGAFVEVHVATSIEECERRDRKGLYKLAREGKIKEFTGISDPYDVPETPELRVETENVDVDNCAHQVLLKLESMGLIKG, from the coding sequence ATGCAAACGCCCAACCTTGCTCCGATCCCTGAACTCTATGTCTCTTACGACTCGGCGCAGAAGCTGAAGGTGGAAGCTGGCGATCTGGTCAGCCATGACCTGACGCCGCGCCAGATCTGCGATCTAGAGCTGCTGATGAACGGTGGCTTCAACCCTCTTAAGGGTTTCTTGACCGAAGAAGACTATGACGGTGTTGTCGAAAACATGCGTCTGGCGGATGGGTCGCTGTGGCCGATGCCGATCAACCTTGATGTGTCCGAAAAGTTTGCCGAAGGGCTCGAGATCGGGCAGGACATTGCGCTGCGCGATCAGGAAGGCGTGATTTTGGCGGTCATGACCGTCACCGACCGTTGGGCCCCAAACAAGGCCCGCGAGGCAGAGAAAGTCTTTGGCGCGGATGACAGCGCGCATCCGGCGGTGAACTATCTGCACAACACCGCGGGCAACGTCTATCTGGGCGGCCCTGTGACGGGCATCCAGCAGCCCGTCCACTATGATTTCAAGGCGCGTCGCGACACGCCGAACGAGCTGCGCGCCTATTTCCGCAAGATGGGTTGGCGCAAGGTTGTGGCCTTCCAGACCCGCAACCCCCTGCACCGGGCACACCAGGAACTGACCTTCCGCGCCGCGCGTGAAGCGCAGGCGAACCTTCTGATCCACCCCGTTGTCGGCCTGACCAAGCCCGGCGATGTGGACCACTTTACCCGCGTGCGCTGCTACGAGGCCGTGCTGAACAAATACCCCGCCGCCACCACCGCGATGAGCCTGCTGAACCTCGCCATGCGCATGGCCGGCCCCCGCGAGGCGGTGTGGCACGGTCTGATCCGCAAGAACCACGGCTGCACCCATTTCATCGTGGGCCGCGACCATGCGGGCCCCGGCAAGAACTCTGCCGGTGAGGATTTCTATGGTCCCTATGACGCGCAGGATCTGTTCCGCGCCCATGAGGAAGAAATGGGCATCGAAATGGTTGACTTCAAACATATGGTTTGGGTCGCCGAGCGCGCACAATACGAGGCGATTGACGAGATCGAAGACAAGGATGACATCACCATCCTCAACATCTCGGGCACCGAGTTGCGTCGCCGGCTGCAGGAAGGGCTGGAAATCCCCGAATGGTTCTCCTTCCCCGAGGTGGTTGAAGAGCTGCGCCGCACCAAGCCGCCACGCAACAAGCAGGGCTTTACCGTCTTCTTCACCGGTTTCTCAGGCTCGGGGAAATCGACAATCGCCAATGCTTTAATGGTCAAACTGATGGAGATGGGCGGCCGTCCCGTCACGCTTCTGGATGGCGATATCGTTCGCAAAAACCTGTCGTCGGAATTGGGCTTTAGCAAAGAGCACCGCGATCTGAACATCCGCCGCATCGGCTATGTCGCCTCCGAGATCACCAAGAACGGCGGCATCGCCATCTGTGCGCCGATTGCACCTTACGCCACCACCCGCCGCGCCGTGCGCGAAGACGTGGAAAGCTTTGGCGCCTTCGTCGAGGTCCATGTCGCCACCTCCATCGAGGAATGCGAACGCCGCGACCGCAAGGGGCTGTACAAGCTGGCGCGCGAAGGCAAGATCAAGGAATTCACAGGGATTTCAGACCCCTATGACGTTCCCGAAACCCCCGAACTGCGCGTCGAGACAGAGAATGTCGACGTGGACAACTGCGCGCATCAGGTGCTGCTCAAGCTGGAAAGCATGGGGCTGATTAAGGGGTAA
- a CDS encoding Lrp/AsnC family transcriptional regulator, with translation MAGTRLDPIDRKILAELQADGRMTNVELAKRVGISAPPCLRRVRTLEESGYIRGYHANVNARELGFEVQVFAMVGLASQAESDLTAFEEKCRNWPLVRECHMLNGEVDFLLKCVAPDLSSFQSFLTGQLLTTPNVESVKTSLVIRPAKDEPGVPFDVLESRLKSEP, from the coding sequence ATGGCAGGGACGCGGCTTGATCCGATTGATCGGAAAATTTTAGCCGAATTGCAGGCGGACGGGCGCATGACCAACGTTGAGTTGGCCAAACGTGTAGGCATCTCTGCACCGCCGTGCCTGCGCCGGGTCCGGACCCTTGAGGAAAGCGGATATATCCGCGGCTACCACGCGAATGTTAACGCGCGCGAGCTGGGGTTCGAGGTACAGGTCTTCGCGATGGTCGGTCTGGCCAGCCAGGCTGAATCCGACCTCACCGCCTTTGAAGAGAAGTGCCGCAACTGGCCGCTGGTCCGCGAATGTCACATGCTCAACGGCGAGGTGGATTTCCTGCTGAAATGCGTCGCCCCCGATCTGTCCAGCTTCCAGAGCTTTCTGACCGGACAATTGCTGACGACTCCCAATGTGGAAAGCGTCAAAACCAGCCTTGTGATCCGCCCGGCCAAAGACGAACCGGGCGTGCCTTTTGATGTGCTGGAAAGCCGTCTGAAAAGCGAACCCTAA
- a CDS encoding Hint domain-containing protein: protein MTLHTAPDFIPSPTHTAQSAASRSVMREARARSTGRTRAYEIAVLRQDGSVFVTEGYAPATPLFEEPFSAFAHGTLISTTQGEIPVEDLCPGDRIVQADGLHTPLLWVGSSKFVPADIGHRTPLVRVMADSLGLARPSGFLTFGPAARILHTPQSLRGAEQTRKVFTLMRDLVDGVNIIEIQPPTPVRLYHLGLARHAAISVSGLEMETFHPGPSTIAALPLHQRDAFLSMFPHIGGAKDFGPLCHPRASERSDPIYAAQ from the coding sequence ATGACATTGCATACTGCCCCCGATTTCATCCCCTCCCCTACACATACGGCGCAATCAGCAGCCTCCCGTTCGGTTATGCGGGAGGCGCGTGCCAGATCTACCGGACGCACCCGCGCGTATGAGATTGCGGTGCTGCGTCAGGACGGCTCCGTCTTTGTGACCGAAGGCTACGCCCCTGCCACACCGTTGTTCGAAGAACCGTTTTCCGCTTTCGCCCATGGCACGTTGATCAGCACGACCCAAGGGGAAATCCCGGTCGAAGACCTTTGCCCCGGTGACCGGATCGTACAGGCCGACGGGCTGCACACTCCGCTTCTTTGGGTTGGATCAAGCAAGTTCGTCCCTGCGGATATCGGCCATCGCACGCCGCTTGTACGGGTCATGGCGGACAGTCTAGGGCTGGCGCGCCCCTCTGGTTTCCTGACCTTCGGCCCCGCTGCGCGCATCCTGCATACGCCACAAAGTCTTCGCGGCGCAGAACAGACGCGCAAGGTCTTTACCCTGATGCGAGATCTGGTGGACGGGGTGAATATAATCGAAATTCAGCCTCCGACGCCGGTACGGCTGTATCACTTGGGTCTTGCCCGTCATGCCGCGATCAGCGTCAGCGGTCTGGAGATGGAGACATTTCACCCCGGCCCGTCGACAATCGCAGCCCTGCCGCTGCATCAACGTGACGCGTTTTTATCAATGTTTCCGCATATCGGTGGTGCCAAAGACTTTGGCCCGCTGTGCCACCCCCGCGCGTCAGAACGGTCAGACCCGATCTACGCTGCGCAATAG
- the trxB gene encoding thioredoxin-disulfide reductase, with translation MAETRETKLLIIGSGPAGYTAGVYASRAMLNPILVQGIEPGGQLTTTTEVENWPGDSEVQGPDLMIRMQDHAKAMGTEIIGDIITDLDLSSRPFHAKGDSGTTYVADAVILATGARAKWLGLETEEKFKGFGVSACATCDGFFYRNQEIVVIGGGNTAVEEALFLTNFASKVTLIHRRDELRAEKILIDRLMKNPKIEPLWFHQLDEVYGTDAPLGVEGVKVKHVETGEITDIPCKGVFVAIGHAPANELVKDTLETHMGGYVVTKPDSTETSVPGVFAAGDLTDHKYRQAVTSAGMGCMAALEAERFLAEVGDDEGKDTSLPLGYGAEVKDDA, from the coding sequence ATGGCCGAAACTCGCGAAACCAAGCTTTTGATCATCGGCTCCGGCCCTGCTGGATATACTGCCGGTGTCTATGCCAGCCGCGCGATGCTGAACCCGATCCTTGTACAAGGCATCGAACCGGGCGGGCAGTTGACCACCACAACCGAGGTTGAAAACTGGCCCGGCGACAGCGAGGTGCAGGGCCCCGATCTGATGATCCGCATGCAGGACCACGCCAAGGCGATGGGGACCGAGATCATCGGCGACATCATCACCGATCTGGACCTGTCCAGCCGCCCCTTCCACGCCAAGGGCGACAGCGGCACGACCTATGTGGCCGACGCCGTGATCCTTGCAACAGGTGCACGGGCAAAATGGCTGGGGCTTGAGACCGAAGAGAAGTTCAAAGGCTTCGGCGTTTCGGCCTGTGCCACCTGCGACGGCTTCTTCTATCGCAATCAGGAAATCGTGGTCATCGGGGGTGGCAACACCGCCGTGGAAGAAGCGCTGTTCCTGACCAACTTCGCCTCCAAGGTCACCTTGATCCACCGCCGGGACGAGCTGCGCGCCGAGAAGATCCTGATCGACCGGCTGATGAAAAATCCAAAGATCGAACCGCTGTGGTTCCACCAACTGGATGAAGTCTATGGTACCGATGCGCCGCTTGGTGTCGAAGGGGTCAAGGTCAAGCATGTCGAAACCGGCGAGATCACCGATATTCCGTGCAAAGGTGTCTTCGTCGCCATCGGCCACGCGCCCGCGAATGAACTGGTCAAGGATACGCTGGAAACGCATATGGGCGGCTATGTCGTCACCAAGCCGGACAGCACCGAAACCTCTGTCCCCGGTGTATTCGCGGCGGGCGACCTGACCGACCACAAATACCGTCAGGCCGTGACCAGCGCCGGCATGGGCTGCATGGCCGCGCTAGAGGCTGAACGATTCCTTGCGGAAGTTGGCGATGACGAAGGCAAAGACACATCGCTGCCGCTTGGCTATGGAGCCGAGGTAAAAGACGACGCATAA